The Actinomadura graeca nucleotide sequence CCAGGCCGCGCAGGAGGCCGGGGTCGACTCGCTTCCGGGCACCGCCGCCGAGATCCTCGACGACGACGTCCGCTGGGTGCTGACCAAGGGCAAGCTGCCCGCCGACCAGTGGGTCGAGGTCGTCACGACCGCGCACGGGCTCGGGCTCCCGACGACCTCGACGATGATGTACGGGCATGTGGACGCCCCGTCCCACTGGGTCGGCCACATCAAGCTGATCCGGTCGATCCAGGAGCGGACGGGCGGGTTCAGCGAGTTCGTGCTGCTGCCGTTCGTCCACCACAACTCGCCGATCTACCTCGCGGGCCTGGCGCGGCCGGGGCCGACCGTCCGGGAGAACATCGCGGTCCACGCGCTCGCGCGGATCCTGCTGCACGGCGCCATCGCGAACATCCAGACGTCCTGGGTGAAGATGGGCGACGAACTCTGCACGCGCGTCCTGCAAGGCGGCGTCAACGACCTCGGCGGGACGCTGATGGAGGAGACCATCAGCCGGATGGCGGGCTCGGAGAACGGCTCGTTCAAACCCATCAGCGAACTGGAGGGGATCGCGGCGCGCGCGGGCCGTCCCGCCAGGCAGCGCACCACCCTCTACGGCGAAGTACCACCGGAACGCAGAGAAGCAGCCCGCCGCACCGACGGCATAGGCACGTTCGGCCGTCTTCCCCTCACCCCCATCTAACGGCTCCCCCGGACAAGGGTGGGGCGTCCCGCGGCCAGCTCGTCGGCAGAGCGGCGCAGGGCCTCCAGGACGGCGCGGACGGACGGGCGGACGTCCGCGCCGACCCTGGTCCACAGGACCATCCGGCGGTCGACCCGCGCCCCCGCCACGTCCCGCACGACGATGCCGTCCTCCAGCTCCGCCAGCGCCAGGTCCGGCAGGAGGCACGCCGCGCCGCCGCGCGCGACCATGGCCAGGATGACCAGCATGTCGTTGGAGCGGTAGCGGACGGACGGCCGGAACCCGCCGAGCTCCACACACGTCCGTTCCAGCAGGTCGGCGTGGTTGGTGCCGACGTGACCGGTCACCCAGGGCTGCCCGGCGAGTTCGGACATCCGCACGGGCTCGGCCCCCCGCGCGAGCGGGTGCGCCTCGGGCAGTGCGATCCGCATCATCTCGGTGATCAGCACCTCGGACGTCAGCTCCGGACGGCGCGGACGCGGCAGGTGCGAGTACTCGTCGGTCAGGACCACGTCGATCTCCCGCAGCACCAGCGCCTGGAGGACGCGGACGAACTCCTCGTCCAGGACGTCCACCACCAGGTCGGGGTAGGTCTCGGCGAGCCGGGGCAGTGACGGCGCGAGCACGTGCAGCAACGCCGTCTGGAAACCGACGAGCCGCACGACCCCCGCGACCCGGCCCCCGGCGGCGACCGCCGCCTCCTCGGCACGCTGCGCCCCCGCGAGCAGCCTCTCGGCATGCCCGGCGAGGACCTCGCCCGCCTCGGTCAGCCGGAGCCGCCTCCCGGCACGCTCGACCAGGCGGACCCCCACCTCCCGCTGAAGCTGGGCGAGCTGCTGCGAGACCGCCGACGGGCTGTAACCGAGCGCCTCGGCGACGGCGCCGACCGTCCCGCGCAGCTTGAGCTCGCGCAACACCCGCAACCTGCCCAGATCCAACATGGTCACATGATCCCCGATGACGGCTCACCGAGGCCGGGCGCGGGCGGGGGGTGGGGCGGGGGCGCCATAGTGAAGGGATTCTTACAGAATCCATCCAGAAACAGTCGCTGGACCTGAACGATGGACCGAGTCAAACTAGAGGTGCGACGGGACAGAGGCGGAGACCCCGCCCCACCCCGATCGCCCCGCGCGGGAACGTCACGGCCCTCCGGCCCCCTGCGATCCCAAGGACGAACCATGTTGGTCATGCTCGCGCTCATCATCGCCCTCGCCGTCCTCGGCCCCCTCTTCGGCTCCGACAGCCGCGACGGGCTGGACTGGGCCCCGAACCACTTCTGGCTGCGCCGCCGGTCCCGGACGGGAAAGGTCAGAACGAGCGATAGTCCCGCACCGGCATGCGCGGGCCGCGCCTCGGCGGACGCCTGCCGGACGATCCCAGCAGCAGGGTGACGCGGTGGCGGTGCCCCGCGTACGGCTCCAGCAGTTCGAGCATCCCGGCGTCGTCGACCTTCCGCCCGAGCAGCGCCCAGCCCACGATCCCGGGCAGGTGGTAGTCGCCCACGGAGACGGCGTCGGGATCCCCGGCCGCGCGCTGGCGGACCTCGGCGGCCGTCCAGACCCCGACGCCCGGCAGGGACCGCAGCCGCGGCTCCGCCGGGTCCTCCTCCAGCCGTCCCGCGACGCGTGCCGCGCCGATGATCGTCCGGGCTCGGACGGCCTCCAGGCCCGACCGGTGCCACGCCCACGACGGGATCCGGATCCACACCGCGGGCGGCGGCGGGACCCGCATCCGCAGGCCGGCGGGGGCGCCCGGGGCGGGCTCGCCGAACCGGCGCAGCAGGTATCCCCAGGCGCGCCACGCCTCCTCGGCGAGGACCTTCTGCTCCATCACCGCGGGCACGAGCGCCTCGAAGACGCGGCCCGTCCGCCCGATCCGCAGTCCCGGGCGCCGCTTCAGCTGTTCCCGGACGATGTCGTGCCGCGCCTCGAACGCCTCGGGCGCGTCGTCCTGCCCGAGCAGGGCGGGAATCCCCTCCAGGAGCCATGCGGCCCCCGGGCCCCACGCGGTGCAGTCGATGATTTCACCGACCCTCTGTAGCCGAACGGTTCCGGCGCCGTCCGGAGTATGGGATGTTCTCCAAATCGCACCGTCGCGGTCGATCCGGAACGCGGGATCATGAGGGCCCCGCCGATGCGGCGCCAGGACGGAGTGCAGATCGACCGGCCACGGCGGGCGCCATTCGCGCCGACTCCCGGAGCCGTGTCCGGGGAGCCGCCCAGCGGTCGGCTCCCCGGGCACCCGGGCGGAGACCGTGTCCTCAAGCATCGGTGGAGAACCGCACGGCCGTCGGCGGAAGCTCGATGCCGGGCCAGACGCGCAGGCCGCCGCACAGCTCGTTGCCCGGCCCGACCACGGCGCCGTCGCCGAGGATGACCTCGTCCAGGACGGCGCCGGGCCCGACCCGCGCGCCCCGGCTCAGCACGGACCCGCGCACCGTGGCGCCCTCGGCGACGAACGCGTCGTCCAGGAGCACGCTGCCCAGGACGGTCGCCCCCGCCTCGACGACCGCGCCGCGCCCGACGGTGGTGCCGCCGCGCACGACCGCCCCCGGCGACACGCTCGCCCCGGCGAGGGTGAGCCGCTCGCCGGGGTCGCCGGGCATCGCGGACGAGGCGAGCCTGCCGAGCACCAGGTCACAGGACCCGCGGACGAACGCCTCGGGCGTCCCCACGTCCAGCCAGTACGCCGGCTCGACGTGGCCCATCACGACCGCGCCGGACGCGATCAGCGCCGGGAACGTCTCCCGCTCCACCGAGACGACCTCGTCCTCGGCGATCGTGTCGATCGCCGAGCGGCGGAAGACGTAGCAGCCCGCGTTGATCTGGTTCGTCACCGGATGTGAGGTCTTCTCCAGGAACGCGGTGACCCGCCCGCCGTCGTCGGTGGGGACGCACCCGAACCGCGACGGGTCCTCAACCTCGGTGAGGTGCAGCGTCACGGCGGCGCCCGCCTGCTCGTGCAGCTTGACCTGCGCGGGGACGTCGTGCCCGGACAGGATGTCGCCGTTGAGGATCAGCACCGGGTCGTCGGGGCCGCAGGTCAGCGCACGCGCCGCGTTGCGGATCGCGCCACCGGTGCCCAGCGGCTGACGCTCATCGACATAGGCCAGGTCCACGCCGTGGGCGTGCGCCCCGAAGGCGGCTTCGAACATCTCCGCGCGGTAGGACGTCGCGAACACGATCCGCTCGACCCCCGCCGCGTGCGCGCGCGCAAGCTGGTGCGCGAGGAAGGCGACACCCGCCGTGGGCAGCAGCGGCTTGGGGGTGGAGATCGTCAGCGGGCGCAGGCGGGTTCCCCGCCCTCCCACCAGCAGGATCGCTTCCACGGGCTTCCTTTCGCGCGCCATGAGTCACCGGGCCGTCGATCCAGCAAAGCCTAAGGGCCCAGCAGACCGCCCCCGGCCCGATGAGGCAAAGCCCGAAAGCCCAGCCGACGACCTGAACCTCAGCCGTCACACGAGCGCTCGCTCTAAACCCCTACCGCTTGCTCGTAGGAGGCCATGTGGGCTCGCGCGGACGCCGTCCAGCTGAAGCCTTGGGCGCGGGTCTGCGCCGCCTCGGCCAGTTCCGCGCGGCGGACCGGGTCGCCGATGAGGGCGGTCAGGGCGCGGCCGATGCCGTCGGGGTCGGGTTCGGTGTAGGCGACCGCGTCGCCGCCGACCTCCGGCAGGGGGCCGCGCCGCGTGGTCAGGACGGGGGCGCCGCACGCCATCGCCTCCAGCACCGGCAGGCCGAAGCCTTCACCGCGGCTCGGCAGCGCCACCACGAGCGCGCCGCCGAAGAAGCCGGGGAGCAACGCCCACGGCAGGTACCCGGGGCGCAGGACGCGCAGCTGGAGCGGGACGGTCGCGAGCGCCGCGTCCACCTCGTCGTCCCAGCCACCGCCTCCGGCGAGGACGAGCGCCGGGGGCTCGGCCAGCTCCGCGCAGGCGCGCACCCACCCGCGGATCAGGTTCGGGACGTTCTTGCGCGGCTCCAGCGCCCCGAGGTAGGCCACGTACGGGCGTCCGTGCAGGCCGAGGCGGTCGGACACCTGCTTGGTCTCCAGCTCGGCGGGCGGGTGGAAGACCTCGTGGTCGACGCCGTGGTAGGCGACGTCGATGTGGGACGGGTCGGCGTTCAGGAGGCGCACCAGCTCGTCCCGCGTCGCCCGGGACGGCACGATCAGCCGTGTCGCGCGCCGCGCCGCGGTGCGCGTCGCCGACTTGACGTAGGTCGTGCGGACCGGGTCGTGCGGCTCGGGCTCGGCGAACATCGTCACGTCGTGGATCGTGACGACGGTCGGCAGGACCGCGCTCACCGGCATCGTGTAGGTCGGCAGGTGGATGACATCGGCGCCGACGCTCTCGGCGACGTACGGCAGGCCCGACTGCTCCCAGGCCAGCCGGGTGGCGCGGTGCGCGAGGGCCGCCGGTCCGGCGACGATCCGCGCGCCGGGCGCGAGTTCCCCGTATCTCTTCTCGTCGGCGCGCTGGCAGGCGACCGCGAGGTCGGCGCCCTCCGCGCTCAGGGCGGCCAGCAGGCCGTCCACGTACCGTCCGAGCCCGCCCCTGTCGGCGGGCACGGCGGTGGCGTCCAGCAGGATCCGAGGCGCCACGGTCCACTCCCCCATCCCGGCCCCGCCCCGAAGATCCGGGGCCGCAGTGGCGTAGATCACTCTTTACCCCCGAGCCTACGCCTGCCGGGGCCCGGATCGTGCGATCTCCGCCGCCCCCGAACGGCCATGGCCGAATGGCGCATGAGGTCAGCCTTAAGGCCGCCTCAACCGTCACGCCGGCGCGCTACCCGCCGGGGAGATCGCGAAGCGATGACGCGCCGCCCGAGCCCGCCCGAGCCCGTCCGAGCACGGTCAGGGGTCGGATCAGGCATCCCCGCGTTTGCGGGCCTGGATCAGGACGATGCTGCCGCGCTCGTTCGGGGCGGTCCGGTCGGCGAGGGCGACCAGCGGCGTGAGCGGGGCCGCGGCGTTGAAGCCGACCTTGCCGCCGTACGTCGACAGCGACAGGTACAGCCGCTCGGTCGCCGCCGTGCGGAACTGGTAGGAGTGGCGCACCAGGTCCAGGCCGCGCTCGTCCATCAGCTTGCGGAGGCTGCCGTGGGTGTAGGTGTGCTGGACGTGGTACCTGGACTTGTGCGCGTCGCGCAGCTTCGGCCAGGCGTCGGCGCGGCTCAGCACATCGGCGGACATGAAGATCTCGCCGCCGGGCTTGAGGACGCGCGCCATCTCGTCCAGCGACCTGCCGCCGTCGTCGAAGTGCTCGATCGCGCACACCGACAGGATCGCGTCGAAGGACGCGTCGCCGAACGGCAGCCGGAGCGCGTCGCACTCGATCAGCGCGGGCGCGTGGGCGAGCGTCCGCCCGTAGACCATCTTCTTGCGGGCCAGGTCGATCGAGACCGCATCCGCGCCGCGCCTGCGCGCCTGCCCGGCCCAGTAGCCGTCGCCGCCGGCGACGTCGAGGACGCGCCGGCCGCGCAGGTCCCGGCCCATCCAGGCGAGCAGCGTCCCCGCCTCGCGGTACCGGCACACGTGCACCTGGTGCCCCATGAAGGCGACCACATCCGAGAGTTTCATCATCCCCAACTCTAGGGCGAGCGCGCGGCGGCGAGGTCGCGTTCGCCTACCCTGGGCGGGTGAGGATGAAGGTCGCCGCCGTGCGGACGCTGCGGGTGCTGCTCGTGCTGCTCGCCCTGGCGTTCTGCGCCTACAGCGTGATCGACCAGTGGGACGCGACGACGCGGGCGTTCCGGGAGATGTCCTGGGCGACGCTCGCGGGGTCCCTCGCCGTCGGCGTGGCGGGCCTGTTCGCGTGGATGCTGGGCTGGCGGACCTTCCTGGCCGGGCTGGGGTCGCCGCTGCCGCTGCGGGCCGCGTTCCGGATCTCGGCGATCTCCCAGCTCGGCAAGTACGTGCCGGGCAAGGTGTGGGCGCTCGTCACGCAGATCGAGATGGCGCGCGAGCACAAGGTCCCCGCCGAGCGCAGCTTCGGCTCGACGCTGCTGGCGGTGGCCTCGTCCACGGCCAGCGGCCTGGCCGTCGCGGCGGCGACGCTGCCGCTGACGTCCGCGGCGGCCCGCGAGAAGTACTGGTGGCTGTTCCCGCTGGCGCCCGTCCTGCTGGCGGCGCTGCACCCGGCGGTGGTGACGTGGTGCCTCGGCACGATGCTGAGGCTCATCCGGCGGCCGCCGCTGGAGCGGCCCGTCGGCCTGGGCGTGACCCTGCGGGCGATCGGCTGGACGGTCCTCGGCTGGGCGCTGTTCGGCGTCCACACCTGGCTGCTGTGCGTCGCCGTGGGCGGGGACGGGGCGGGCCTGCCGTTCCTCGCCACCGGCGCCTACGCGCTCGCGTTCGTCGCGGGCTTCCTCGTCTTCATCGCGCCGGGCGGGATCGGGGCCCGGGAGGCCGCGCTGACCGTCGTGCTGACACCGGTGCTCCCGGCGGGAGCGCCGGTCGTCGTCGCCATCGCCTCGCGCGTCGTGCTGACCGTCGCCGACCTGCTCAACGCGGGCGCCGCCCTCCTCCTGGGACGGGGCGCCGCGCGGGAGGCCGCCGCGACCGGCCCCGGGGGACCCGGGAATGAACCCGCCTCTGACGCGCTTGTCAGGGGTACACCGCAAACGAAGGAGGGACCGTGACCGGCCCCATCACCGTGACCGACGCGACGTTCGACGACGAGGTCCTCAAGAGCGACACCCCGGTACTGGTCGACTTCTGGGCCGAGTGGTGCGGCCCCTGCCGCATGATCGCCCCCGTCCTCGACCAGATCGCCGAGGAGAAGGACGGAAAGATCCGGATCGCGAAGCTGGACTACGACGCCAACCCGAAGACGCCGCAGAAGTACGGCGTGATGGGCCTGCCCACCCTGCTGCTCTACAAGAACGGCGAGGTCGTGGAGCAGATCGTCGGCGCCAAGCCGAAGCGCGCGCTGCTCAAGGTGCTCGAACCGCACCTGTGAGCCCGCTCGTCGGCTGAGCCCGCGCGTCAGCAGAGCCCGCTCGTCAGCGTCTCGAGGTAGGCGGCCCACACCGGGCCGTGGTCGACCGGGCGGACGCCGGAGCGCAGCCGCTCCGGCTCCCCCGGCGCGTAGAACCGTTCGAGGGCCCGGGTGAGCGCGGGCACGTCGCCGGGCGCGCAGACGAGGCCGTCCTCGCCGTCGCGGACCTGGCGGGCGAACCCGCCCACGTCCGTGGCGATCACCGGCAGGCCGTACTCGTGGGCCATCCACACGTTCTGCGAGGCGGTGGCCGTCCGGTACGGCAGGACGAGCGCGTCCGCCGCGGCGAACAGGCCCGGGACGTCCGCCGCGGGCACGTACCCGGGACGCAGCTCCACCCGCTCCGACAGCCCCAGCTCCGCGATCAGCCGCTCCGTCTCCTCCAGCCCGCCCCAGAACTCGCCCGCGACGGTCAGCCCGACGTCGGCGGGGCCCGCGGCGAGGGCGCGGAGCAGGACGTCCAGACCCTTGTACGGGCGGACGATCCCGAAGAACAGCAGCCGGTTCCGGACCTTCCCGTCGGCCTCCGGGGCGTCGGCCCGCGCCGGGAGGTGCGCGGGCATCTCCGCGACCCGCACGGGACGGCCGGTGAGGCCCCGCGCGAGGTCCGCCTGCGCCTCGGAGTGGACGAGGATCCCGTCCGCCCGCCGCAGCAGGCGCCGCATCAGCGGCACGTCGTACGGCTTGCGCTCGTGGGGCAGCACGTTGTGGCATAGCGCCACCAGGGGCGTCCGGCGGCCCAGCCCGGCCGCGATCCCCAGGTAGGCGGGCACCTGGACCGGGCTCAGCACGGCCAGCACCACCAGGTCACGCGAGCGCAGGGAGCGGCCGGTGCGCCACCAGCCGTCCGGGCGGCGCCAGTCCAGCCTCCGCCGCGTC carries:
- a CDS encoding lysylphosphatidylglycerol synthase transmembrane domain-containing protein, with the translated sequence MKVAAVRTLRVLLVLLALAFCAYSVIDQWDATTRAFREMSWATLAGSLAVGVAGLFAWMLGWRTFLAGLGSPLPLRAAFRISAISQLGKYVPGKVWALVTQIEMAREHKVPAERSFGSTLLAVASSTASGLAVAAATLPLTSAAAREKYWWLFPLAPVLLAALHPAVVTWCLGTMLRLIRRPPLERPVGLGVTLRAIGWTVLGWALFGVHTWLLCVAVGGDGAGLPFLATGAYALAFVAGFLVFIAPGGIGAREAALTVVLTPVLPAGAPVVVAIASRVVLTVADLLNAGAALLLGRGAAREAAATGPGGPGNEPASDALVRGTPQTKEGP
- the trxA gene encoding thioredoxin, translating into MTGPITVTDATFDDEVLKSDTPVLVDFWAEWCGPCRMIAPVLDQIAEEKDGKIRIAKLDYDANPKTPQKYGVMGLPTLLLYKNGEVVEQIVGAKPKRALLKVLEPHL
- a CDS encoding LysR family transcriptional regulator, giving the protein MLDLGRLRVLRELKLRGTVGAVAEALGYSPSAVSQQLAQLQREVGVRLVERAGRRLRLTEAGEVLAGHAERLLAGAQRAEEAAVAAGGRVAGVVRLVGFQTALLHVLAPSLPRLAETYPDLVVDVLDEEFVRVLQALVLREIDVVLTDEYSHLPRPRRPELTSEVLITEMMRIALPEAHPLARGAEPVRMSELAGQPWVTGHVGTNHADLLERTCVELGGFRPSVRYRSNDMLVILAMVARGGAACLLPDLALAELEDGIVVRDVAGARVDRRMVLWTRVGADVRPSVRAVLEALRRSADELAAGRPTLVRGSR
- a CDS encoding glycosyltransferase family 4 protein, which translates into the protein MRIAVVGPAFPYKGGGAHHTTELAHRLAAAGHDVVIESWRAQYPGFLYPGRQTISEPEGEPFPGTRRRLDWRRPDGWWRTGRSLRSRDLVVLAVLSPVQVPAYLGIAAGLGRRTPLVALCHNVLPHERKPYDVPLMRRLLRRADGILVHSEAQADLARGLTGRPVRVAEMPAHLPARADAPEADGKVRNRLLFFGIVRPYKGLDVLLRALAAGPADVGLTVAGEFWGGLEETERLIAELGLSERVELRPGYVPAADVPGLFAAADALVLPYRTATASQNVWMAHEYGLPVIATDVGGFARQVRDGEDGLVCAPGDVPALTRALERFYAPGEPERLRSGVRPVDHGPVWAAYLETLTSGLC
- a CDS encoding glycosyltransferase family 4 protein; protein product: MAPRILLDATAVPADRGGLGRYVDGLLAALSAEGADLAVACQRADEKRYGELAPGARIVAGPAALAHRATRLAWEQSGLPYVAESVGADVIHLPTYTMPVSAVLPTVVTIHDVTMFAEPEPHDPVRTTYVKSATRTAARRATRLIVPSRATRDELVRLLNADPSHIDVAYHGVDHEVFHPPAELETKQVSDRLGLHGRPYVAYLGALEPRKNVPNLIRGWVRACAELAEPPALVLAGGGGWDDEVDAALATVPLQLRVLRPGYLPWALLPGFFGGALVVALPSRGEGFGLPVLEAMACGAPVLTTRRGPLPEVGGDAVAYTEPDPDGIGRALTALIGDPVRRAELAEAAQTRAQGFSWTASARAHMASYEQAVGV
- a CDS encoding sugar phosphate nucleotidyltransferase, with the protein product MEAILLVGGRGTRLRPLTISTPKPLLPTAGVAFLAHQLARAHAAGVERIVFATSYRAEMFEAAFGAHAHGVDLAYVDERQPLGTGGAIRNAARALTCGPDDPVLILNGDILSGHDVPAQVKLHEQAGAAVTLHLTEVEDPSRFGCVPTDDGGRVTAFLEKTSHPVTNQINAGCYVFRRSAIDTIAEDEVVSVERETFPALIASGAVVMGHVEPAYWLDVGTPEAFVRGSCDLVLGRLASSAMPGDPGERLTLAGASVSPGAVVRGGTTVGRGAVVEAGATVLGSVLLDDAFVAEGATVRGSVLSRGARVGPGAVLDEVILGDGAVVGPGNELCGGLRVWPGIELPPTAVRFSTDA
- a CDS encoding class I SAM-dependent methyltransferase; the protein is MKLSDVVAFMGHQVHVCRYREAGTLLAWMGRDLRGRRVLDVAGGDGYWAGQARRRGADAVSIDLARKKMVYGRTLAHAPALIECDALRLPFGDASFDAILSVCAIEHFDDGGRSLDEMARVLKPGGEIFMSADVLSRADAWPKLRDAHKSRYHVQHTYTHGSLRKLMDERGLDLVRHSYQFRTAATERLYLSLSTYGGKVGFNAAAPLTPLVALADRTAPNERGSIVLIQARKRGDA
- a CDS encoding DNA-3-methyladenine glycosylase family protein: MLEDTVSARVPGEPTAGRLPGHGSGSRREWRPPWPVDLHSVLAPHRRGPHDPAFRIDRDGAIWRTSHTPDGAGTVRLQRVGEIIDCTAWGPGAAWLLEGIPALLGQDDAPEAFEARHDIVREQLKRRPGLRIGRTGRVFEALVPAVMEQKVLAEEAWRAWGYLLRRFGEPAPGAPAGLRMRVPPPPAVWIRIPSWAWHRSGLEAVRARTIIGAARVAGRLEEDPAEPRLRSLPGVGVWTAAEVRQRAAGDPDAVSVGDYHLPGIVGWALLGRKVDDAGMLELLEPYAGHRHRVTLLLGSSGRRPPRRGPRMPVRDYRSF